In Litorimonas taeanensis, one DNA window encodes the following:
- a CDS encoding AMP nucleosidase, protein MIFNQFGNKPQFFDALSVCENIPTVIKALEKHYSEATDFLNDAFSTFAETGERTDSKSVTYPYLLLHLRSKKADGINPSGFVSIRGPGWYGTSITHPEIFKDYLIDQLGLIERGYEVEYYVGASDEIIPVAFAIDPSTFEMKDGSAKTIGDYFALPDLKRIHDNLADGAIEQSNDEPLPLSLFPALRTDYSLQRLKHYTGTSPAHFQKFVIFTNYQRYVDEFIEHAKDVLGDGVHTGFSSPGVGLIKSAEDYKPAMDYKLPQMPAYHLMCDNNEGITLINIGVGPSNAKTITDHVAVLRSHCWLMLGHCGGLRNTQTLGDFVLAHAYLRDDQILDEMLPPTIPLPTIAEVQIALTNAISNVMKLSGKEMKQHVRTGTVVTTDDRNWEMRYASLRTRLNQSRAIAIDMESATIAANGYRYRVPYGTLLCVSDRPLHGEIKLPGSAEAFYRSRVAQHLNIGLEAVSIMKDAAQSGTLHSRKLRSLDDPVFR, encoded by the coding sequence ATTATTTTTAATCAATTCGGCAATAAGCCACAATTCTTTGATGCTCTCTCTGTTTGCGAGAACATCCCAACCGTTATCAAAGCGCTCGAGAAACACTATTCCGAAGCGACAGATTTCTTGAATGACGCTTTTTCGACTTTCGCAGAAACAGGTGAGAGAACGGATTCTAAATCCGTCACTTATCCTTATCTCTTGCTCCATTTACGGAGTAAAAAAGCAGATGGCATAAACCCTTCTGGCTTTGTGAGCATACGTGGCCCAGGTTGGTATGGAACATCCATCACACACCCTGAAATATTCAAAGACTATCTAATTGACCAGCTCGGCCTTATTGAGCGTGGCTATGAGGTTGAATATTACGTCGGGGCCAGTGATGAAATCATTCCCGTTGCCTTTGCCATCGACCCTTCTACCTTTGAGATGAAGGATGGTAGCGCCAAAACTATTGGGGACTATTTCGCCCTGCCCGATCTGAAACGTATTCACGATAATTTGGCCGATGGCGCAATTGAGCAGTCCAATGACGAACCCCTGCCTTTGAGCCTTTTCCCGGCCCTTCGGACAGATTACTCTTTGCAGCGACTAAAACATTATACAGGCACGTCGCCGGCCCATTTCCAGAAATTTGTAATTTTTACCAATTACCAACGCTATGTTGATGAATTTATCGAACATGCCAAAGATGTTTTGGGCGATGGCGTCCATACGGGCTTTTCCAGCCCGGGCGTAGGCTTGATTAAATCTGCAGAAGATTACAAACCTGCGATGGATTATAAATTGCCGCAAATGCCCGCCTATCACCTGATGTGTGATAATAATGAAGGCATCACCCTAATAAATATTGGTGTTGGCCCATCAAATGCGAAAACGATTACCGACCACGTCGCGGTTCTTCGATCACATTGTTGGTTGATGCTCGGCCATTGTGGAGGTCTACGCAACACGCAAACTTTAGGCGATTTTGTACTTGCCCATGCTTATTTACGCGATGACCAGATATTGGATGAGATGCTACCGCCGACCATTCCTTTACCGACCATTGCGGAAGTTCAAATTGCTCTGACAAATGCCATTTCAAATGTCATGAAGCTGAGCGGTAAAGAAATGAAGCAACATGTGCGAACGGGAACTGTGGTGACTACAGACGATCGAAATTGGGAAATGCGTTATGCAAGTCTCCGCACACGTCTCAACCAATCACGCGCCATTGCGATTGATATGGAAAGCGCGACGATTGCCGCCAATGGTTATCGATATCGTGTGCCCTATGGTACATTGCTTTGTGTTTCGGACAGGCCGCTTCACGGTGAAATCAAACTTCCCGGCTCTGCAGAAGCCTTTTACCGAAGCCGCGTTGCACAGCATTTGAATATCGGACTAGAAGCCGTTTCCATCATGAAAGATGCGGCACAGTCAGGGACATTGCATTCTCGGAAACTTCGTAGTCTGGACGACCCGGTCTTTAGATAG
- a CDS encoding ArgP/LysG family DNA-binding transcriptional regulator: MPPLSAIEAVAAVITTGSFEAAAIRLGITSSAVSQRVKSAEDLLGVTLIIRERPCKGTSAGHRLARFMSEVKLLRQDLERDFDIPQNERPTLSIAVNADSLATWFLKALADLDDILFDVSLVSEKRSSDLLRSGKVLCCLGVSGPEISGCEQIELGKFRYTAIANPYFVEKWFPHGVTAQALGTAPSLLFNQDDRLQEEWVQQTIGQYVALPHHTIPSSQGFTDSCLHGLGWAMAPLQSVQGHIQNGALIQLSKTSFIDIPMSWRWSRAATNSLRDLNANVRRFSKKTLLQTDSNGEQ; the protein is encoded by the coding sequence ATGCCGCCTTTATCCGCCATCGAAGCCGTCGCCGCCGTTATCACCACAGGGAGTTTCGAGGCCGCCGCAATAAGGCTCGGAATCACCAGCTCTGCCGTTTCTCAGCGCGTTAAAAGTGCAGAGGATTTGCTCGGCGTAACATTGATAATCAGAGAACGCCCCTGCAAAGGCACCTCGGCGGGGCACCGTTTGGCGCGTTTCATGAGCGAGGTAAAGTTACTGCGTCAGGACCTAGAAAGGGATTTCGACATCCCACAAAATGAACGTCCGACGCTCTCTATTGCAGTCAATGCTGACAGCCTTGCTACATGGTTCCTCAAGGCTCTGGCCGATTTAGACGATATTCTATTTGATGTTTCATTGGTCAGCGAAAAACGGTCTTCCGACTTACTCCGTTCTGGGAAAGTGTTGTGTTGTCTGGGTGTATCGGGGCCAGAAATTTCTGGATGCGAGCAAATCGAACTTGGTAAGTTTCGATATACAGCGATTGCCAACCCTTATTTCGTTGAAAAATGGTTTCCTCATGGCGTCACGGCCCAAGCCTTGGGCACAGCCCCTAGCCTACTCTTCAATCAAGATGACCGCCTCCAAGAAGAATGGGTGCAACAGACGATAGGTCAGTATGTTGCGCTCCCTCATCACACAATACCATCATCTCAAGGTTTCACAGATTCGTGCCTGCATGGCTTAGGATGGGCCATGGCCCCACTACAATCTGTGCAAGGCCATATTCAAAATGGCGCGCTTATACAGCTTAGCAAAACCTCCTTTATAGACATCCCCATGAGCTGGCGATGGTCACGCGCGGCCACGAACAGCCTGCGTGACTTAAATGCCAATGTCAGGCGTTTCTCTAAAAAAACACTACTCCAAACGGATTCAAACGGAGAGCAATAG
- a CDS encoding RHS repeat-associated core domain-containing protein, which translates to MAASNLYVTGFTGHPKHEITALTYMQARHYDPVAGRFLSIDPVTFMDQPEPGQFNRYAYTWNDPINTTDPTGRVVKFNGNEDYNKQAAADLETVRNSSPENAAMVGGLEGSDHVHTMQPATGNDGVNGASPTNQEGASTSGEGSGSTIYYDPNNNQTRHGDTRPPEAGLGHELGHAEEFDSGTFEFQDINDMVGPDGIVPPSGLTPKHEIGPIKRENDVRKSLGAPSRGCYTRTCGGG; encoded by the coding sequence ATGGCGGCGTCTAACCTCTACGTGACAGGCTTTACAGGGCACCCCAAGCATGAGATCACAGCCCTGACCTATATGCAGGCCAGACATTACGACCCAGTAGCGGGGCGGTTCTTGAGCATTGACCCTGTGACGTTTATGGACCAACCAGAACCCGGTCAATTTAACCGTTACGCTTACACTTGGAACGACCCCATTAATACAACTGACCCTACGGGACGGGTAGTCAAATTTAACGGGAATGAAGACTACAATAAGCAGGCTGCCGCCGATCTGGAAACAGTAAGGAATAGTTCTCCCGAAAACGCTGCTATGGTAGGCGGATTGGAAGGTTCAGACCACGTTCACACTATGCAACCCGCTACGGGAAATGATGGTGTAAATGGTGCTTCCCCAACAAACCAAGAAGGAGCATCAACTTCCGGGGAAGGTTCAGGCAGCACCATATATTATGACCCGAATAACAATCAAACTCGACATGGGGACACACGGCCACCTGAAGCAGGATTGGGCCACGAACTTGGACATGCTGAAGAATTTGACTCTGGAACTTTCGAGTTTCAAGATATTAATGACATGGTAGGGCCAGATGGAATTGTGCCGCCGAGCGGACTTACCCCCAAGCACGAAATTGGGCCAATAAAGCGAGAAAATGATGTAAGAAAAAGTTTAGGTGCTCCATCTCGCGGGTGCTACACACGAACTTGTGGAGGAGGCTAA
- a CDS encoding PRC-barrel domain-containing protein — protein MQIDNETHSLISSDKVEDTKVYNASGEKLGSIDSLMINKREGNVAYAVMSFGGFLGMGEKYHPLPWDQLNYNEDDDGYVVNLTKDQLAGGPTIEKQELNRLTDPVYGREIYNYYGSPIYWG, from the coding sequence ATGCAGATTGATAACGAAACACATAGCCTCATTTCTTCCGATAAAGTGGAAGACACTAAGGTGTATAATGCAAGCGGTGAAAAGCTTGGCAGCATTGACTCGCTTATGATTAACAAGCGAGAGGGGAATGTTGCCTATGCTGTCATGTCTTTCGGGGGATTTCTTGGCATGGGTGAAAAATATCATCCTCTCCCATGGGATCAGCTGAACTATAATGAAGATGACGACGGATATGTCGTCAATCTGACGAAGGATCAGCTCGCAGGCGGGCCGACGATTGAAAAGCAAGAGCTCAACCGTTTAACAGATCCAGTCTATGGCCGTGAGATTTATAATTACTACGGTAGTCCAATCTATTGGGGATAA
- the eda gene encoding bifunctional 4-hydroxy-2-oxoglutarate aldolase/2-dehydro-3-deoxy-phosphogluconate aldolase: MKFEDLSQAPVIPLIGSNDPDEAVKTTQALAAGGLRFIEVVLRTERALDCLEAIVKNVDGVVVGAGTVLTPEDVDNVVSRGAKFVVSPGLNADVVKACQDKNIPIIPGIMTASEVQNAWNMGLRAVKFFPAKLSGGVPMLKALGSVFGGISFMPTGGISEENLPDYLALPHVKACGGSWLTPKDKIAAGDYDAITEIAAKALSIAMAAKAES; the protein is encoded by the coding sequence ATGAAATTTGAAGATCTAAGCCAAGCCCCCGTCATTCCTTTGATTGGGTCAAATGATCCTGATGAAGCGGTCAAAACCACTCAAGCCCTAGCGGCGGGTGGATTACGGTTTATCGAGGTGGTTCTGCGGACAGAACGCGCCTTGGATTGTTTAGAAGCTATCGTAAAAAATGTTGATGGCGTTGTTGTTGGCGCCGGCACGGTCTTAACGCCCGAAGACGTCGATAACGTCGTGTCGCGCGGCGCGAAATTTGTCGTGTCACCGGGATTGAACGCGGATGTGGTGAAAGCCTGTCAGGACAAAAACATTCCAATCATTCCGGGTATTATGACGGCTTCTGAAGTTCAAAATGCATGGAATATGGGATTACGGGCTGTAAAATTCTTCCCGGCGAAACTCTCTGGCGGTGTCCCCATGCTTAAGGCTCTGGGTTCTGTCTTTGGCGGAATCAGCTTTATGCCGACGGGGGGGATTTCAGAAGAGAACTTGCCTGATTACCTTGCCTTGCCTCATGTGAAAGCCTGTGGTGGTAGCTGGTTAACACCAAAGGATAAAATTGCAGCAGGTGATTATGACGCAATCACAGAGATTGCAGCAAAGGCGTTGTCTATTGCTATGGCGGCAAAGGCTGAGTCTTAA
- a CDS encoding NAD-dependent succinate-semialdehyde dehydrogenase, which yields MSIQTQNPATGEVIKTFEAHSDADVDAAIAASVAAFHEIRDWSFEKRAKAMHKTAEILEDEAESLGAIMTLEMGKTHQAAIAEVKKCALVCRYYADEAEGHLANEYVKTEASEAYRAYLPLGPVLAVMPWNYPLWQVFRFAAPALMAGNTGLLKHASNVPQCALAIEDIIKRAGFPEGAFRSLLIRGSKVERILRDDRVRAATLTGSEPAGASVASICGSEIKPTVLELGGSDAFIIMPSADLDAAVKVGVEARNQNNGQSCIAAKRFFIHADIYDEVKARFKQAVEALIVGDPMSRETDIGPLVNQDGLDEIVKQVDNAVKDGAQRVTGGHAISGQGYYFKPGILEDIPKSSKAYHEEIFGPVMLLFKVESLKEAVDITNESPFGLGSAIWTQDKAEQDYAIRYIEAGATFVNSKTSSDPRLPFGGIKRSGFGRELAAEGIRAFCNLKTVSIA from the coding sequence ATGAGCATACAGACACAAAATCCTGCAACGGGTGAGGTGATTAAAACTTTTGAGGCGCATTCAGACGCGGACGTCGATGCTGCTATTGCTGCTTCGGTTGCGGCTTTTCATGAAATCAGGGATTGGAGTTTCGAAAAGCGCGCAAAGGCAATGCACAAGACCGCCGAGATATTAGAGGATGAAGCCGAGAGCCTTGGCGCCATAATGACCCTAGAGATGGGCAAAACGCATCAAGCAGCCATAGCTGAGGTCAAAAAATGTGCCTTGGTGTGTCGATATTATGCTGATGAAGCCGAGGGTCATTTGGCCAATGAATATGTCAAAACGGAAGCGAGTGAAGCCTATCGGGCCTATCTCCCCCTTGGGCCTGTTTTGGCTGTTATGCCTTGGAACTACCCCTTATGGCAGGTTTTCCGTTTTGCTGCGCCCGCCCTTATGGCGGGGAATACGGGCTTGTTAAAACATGCGTCAAATGTGCCGCAATGCGCTTTGGCGATTGAAGACATTATTAAACGGGCTGGGTTTCCTGAGGGGGCTTTCCGTTCGCTACTTATACGCGGAAGCAAGGTTGAACGTATATTACGCGATGACCGCGTTCGGGCGGCCACTCTCACCGGGTCAGAGCCCGCAGGCGCGTCCGTGGCCTCTATTTGCGGGTCAGAAATCAAGCCCACAGTTTTGGAGCTTGGCGGCTCGGATGCTTTTATCATTATGCCATCGGCTGATTTAGACGCGGCAGTGAAAGTGGGCGTCGAGGCGAGAAATCAAAATAATGGGCAAAGCTGTATCGCGGCCAAACGCTTTTTCATCCATGCCGACATATATGATGAGGTGAAGGCCCGATTTAAACAAGCTGTCGAGGCTCTCATCGTGGGTGATCCGATGTCTCGTGAAACGGATATTGGGCCTTTGGTCAATCAAGACGGATTAGATGAAATTGTGAAACAGGTCGATAATGCCGTCAAAGACGGGGCGCAGCGCGTAACGGGCGGTCACGCAATCTCGGGGCAAGGATATTATTTCAAACCCGGAATTTTGGAAGATATTCCAAAGTCTTCAAAGGCCTATCACGAAGAAATTTTTGGCCCCGTCATGCTCTTGTTCAAAGTTGAGAGTTTGAAAGAGGCTGTTGATATTACCAATGAATCTCCATTTGGTCTGGGGTCTGCGATTTGGACACAAGATAAAGCCGAACAAGATTATGCAATTCGCTATATCGAAGCCGGCGCAACATTTGTGAACTCCAAAACGTCATCTGATCCGCGTTTGCCCTTTGGAGGGATTAAACGCTCTGGATTTGGCCGAGAGCTGGCCGCAGAAGGGATTCGGGCTTTTTGTAACTTAAAGACTGTGAGTATTGCCTAA
- the lon gene encoding endopeptidase La, whose protein sequence is MTETHLLPVLPLRDIVVFPHMVVPLFVGREKSIAALEEVMSQEKRIMLVTQKDAENDAPKQDDVFEQGCIAKILQLLKLPDGTVRVLVEGQERAAVNSFTDTDAFMEAHVTPTPDVVKSKIKTKAVAKQVREQFETYGGLNKKIAEEVVTSVTETSDPSKLSDIIAVHLNADIESKQALLDQTNVSKRLTAISDLIDAEASVLKVEKKIRGRVKRQMEKTQREYYLNEQMKAIQSELGGGDAPDEMAEIQEKVAKTKLTKEALEKVTAEIKKLKQMSQMSAEANVSRNYIDWMLSVPWGKKKRVQRDLAKAQEILDADHYGLDKVKERIIEHLAVQTRTKTVKGPILCLVGPPGVGKTSLGKSVARATGREFVRVSLGGVRDESEIRGHRRTYIGSMPGRVIQSMKKAKYNNPLFLFDEVDKMGMDHRGDPSAALLEVLDPEQNDTFNDHYLDVDYDLSDVMFITTANSLNMPQPLLDRMEIIRIPGYTEDEKIEIAQRHLLPDQIKEHGLKPEEFSVKEEALRDIVRYYTREAGVRSLKREIARLARKALKRIVSKEEETVEVTSDNIGDYLGVKKFRFGRTDDADQIGVVTGLAWTEVGGDILTIEALSMPGKGGVKITGNLKDVMKESISAANSYVQARAPELGISPRIFRTTDIHIHVPEAATPKDGPSAGIGMVTAMVSVLTQIPVRNDIAMTGEVTLRGRVLPIGGLKEKLLAALRGGVKTVLIPQDNEKDLADIPDNVKAALEIIPVSNVEDVLAKALTQKVKKIEWTASDEAALAGVLMGGQSADPAFGGGTSAH, encoded by the coding sequence ATGACTGAGACACACCTTTTACCTGTCTTACCGCTTCGCGATATTGTGGTATTCCCACATATGGTTGTGCCGCTATTTGTTGGCCGCGAGAAGTCGATAGCGGCCCTCGAAGAAGTCATGAGCCAAGAAAAGCGTATCATGTTAGTGACGCAAAAAGACGCCGAAAATGACGCGCCGAAACAAGACGATGTTTTCGAGCAAGGCTGTATTGCGAAAATCCTACAACTTTTAAAATTACCTGATGGCACTGTTCGCGTCCTCGTCGAGGGGCAAGAGCGCGCCGCTGTGAATAGTTTTACAGATACAGACGCGTTCATGGAGGCCCATGTCACGCCAACCCCTGATGTTGTGAAAAGCAAAATCAAAACCAAGGCCGTGGCCAAGCAAGTCCGTGAACAATTCGAGACTTATGGTGGGTTGAATAAGAAAATCGCAGAAGAGGTCGTGACCTCTGTGACGGAAACATCTGACCCATCAAAGCTATCGGATATTATTGCTGTTCATTTGAACGCTGACATTGAGAGCAAACAGGCGCTTTTGGATCAGACCAATGTATCTAAACGTCTGACGGCGATTAGTGATTTAATTGACGCCGAAGCGAGTGTGCTAAAGGTTGAGAAAAAAATCCGCGGCCGCGTAAAGCGCCAAATGGAAAAGACCCAGCGTGAATATTATTTGAACGAGCAAATGAAGGCGATTCAGTCTGAACTTGGCGGCGGCGACGCCCCTGATGAAATGGCTGAGATTCAAGAGAAAGTTGCCAAAACGAAACTGACAAAAGAAGCGCTCGAAAAGGTAACGGCCGAAATTAAAAAGCTCAAACAAATGAGCCAAATGAGCGCCGAGGCGAATGTCTCTCGAAACTATATTGATTGGATGCTTTCTGTCCCATGGGGCAAGAAAAAACGAGTGCAACGCGACCTCGCCAAAGCCCAAGAGATTCTCGATGCGGATCATTATGGTCTCGATAAGGTGAAAGAGCGCATTATCGAACATTTAGCCGTACAAACACGTACGAAAACTGTGAAAGGCCCCATTCTCTGTCTGGTAGGGCCTCCTGGCGTGGGTAAGACATCGCTGGGTAAATCTGTGGCGCGGGCAACAGGACGTGAATTTGTTCGTGTTTCTCTGGGCGGTGTACGGGACGAATCTGAAATTCGTGGCCATCGCCGGACTTATATCGGCTCAATGCCCGGACGCGTGATTCAATCTATGAAAAAGGCGAAGTATAATAATCCGCTCTTCCTTTTTGACGAAGTTGATAAGATGGGAATGGATCATCGCGGCGACCCATCTGCGGCGCTCTTAGAGGTTCTTGATCCCGAACAGAATGATACATTTAACGACCATTATTTGGACGTGGATTATGACTTGTCTGACGTCATGTTTATTACAACCGCGAACAGCCTGAATATGCCGCAACCGCTTTTGGACCGTATGGAAATTATTCGTATTCCAGGGTACACAGAAGACGAAAAAATCGAAATTGCACAGCGTCATTTGCTCCCTGATCAAATCAAAGAGCATGGGCTGAAGCCAGAAGAGTTTTCTGTCAAAGAAGAAGCCCTTCGGGATATTGTGAGATATTATACCCGCGAAGCCGGCGTGCGTAGCCTGAAACGCGAGATTGCGCGTCTGGCCCGAAAAGCGCTTAAGCGTATTGTCTCCAAAGAAGAGGAAACTGTTGAAGTGACCTCTGATAATATTGGTGACTATCTGGGCGTTAAAAAATTCCGTTTTGGACGCACAGACGATGCGGATCAAATTGGCGTGGTAACAGGCCTCGCTTGGACCGAAGTGGGCGGAGATATATTGACTATCGAAGCCCTGTCTATGCCCGGTAAAGGTGGCGTGAAAATCACGGGTAATCTTAAGGACGTGATGAAAGAATCCATTTCGGCGGCGAATTCCTATGTTCAGGCGCGTGCGCCAGAGCTCGGTATTAGTCCGCGAATTTTCCGTACGACGGATATTCATATCCATGTACCCGAAGCCGCTACGCCAAAAGATGGCCCATCGGCGGGTATTGGCATGGTGACAGCGATGGTAAGTGTGTTGACACAAATTCCTGTTCGGAATGATATTGCAATGACAGGTGAGGTGACATTACGCGGCCGGGTCTTGCCGATTGGTGGCCTGAAAGAAAAGCTCCTCGCGGCGCTACGCGGCGGTGTAAAGACAGTTCTTATTCCGCAGGATAATGAAAAAGACCTCGCCGATATTCCTGATAATGTGAAAGCCGCGCTAGAAATTATCCCTGTCTCTAATGTTGAGGATGTTTTGGCTAAGGCCCTGACCCAAAAGGTCAAGAAAATCGAATGGACCGCCAGTGATGAGGCCGCATTGGCCGGCGTTTTGATGGGGGGGCAAAGTGCAGACCCTGCCTTTGGCGGCGGCACATCCGCACATTAA
- a CDS encoding LysE/ArgO family amino acid transporter, with product MTTIFSGFALTLVLIFAIGAQNAFVLRQGLRRQHVLAVVLVCAISDTILIIAGVSGFGYLMERASWLEPSFTYAGAAFLFFYGARSAFSAWTGGQALVAGETDRQTVKVAIMTTLALTWLNPHVYLDTVILLGSIAAQSDNKILFGIGAITASFSFFFTLGYGARFLAPYFSKPFTWRILDGFIAVIMWSIAAKLILG from the coding sequence ATGACGACTATCTTCTCTGGATTTGCATTAACCTTGGTTCTGATTTTTGCCATAGGTGCCCAAAATGCCTTTGTTCTGAGGCAGGGGTTACGCCGACAACATGTTTTGGCTGTCGTTCTGGTCTGCGCTATTTCCGATACGATTCTTATTATCGCGGGGGTCTCGGGATTTGGCTATCTTATGGAGCGCGCTTCTTGGCTGGAACCCAGTTTTACATATGCGGGCGCGGCCTTTTTATTCTTTTATGGGGCGCGTAGCGCCTTCTCAGCCTGGACTGGGGGGCAAGCCTTGGTGGCGGGTGAGACTGATAGGCAGACCGTCAAAGTGGCAATAATGACAACCTTGGCGCTGACATGGCTAAACCCTCATGTCTATCTTGATACAGTTATCTTATTAGGATCTATTGCGGCGCAATCTGATAATAAAATATTGTTTGGAATAGGCGCGATTACGGCTTCATTCTCATTTTTCTTCACCCTAGGCTATGGTGCGAGGTTTCTGGCGCCCTATTTTTCCAAGCCTTTTACGTGGCGAATTCTGGATGGGTTCATCGCTGTGATAATGTGGTCGATAGCGGCGAAGTTGATATTGGGGTGA
- a CDS encoding haloacid dehalogenase type II: protein MIKSIIALASFSVAAFATSAMAQTADSAEMMKAAKPVPKVVIFDVNETLLDLEAMRDSVGEVLGGREDLLPYWFSTMLHYSLVDTLNSDYRDFADVGAGALMMVAERENIALTFEEAKAAITGPITSLPAHPDVEQGLQAIQKEGYRIVSLTNSSNAGVAKQFENAGLTQYFEKRLSVEDVRAFKPAPVTYIWALRELGVKPEEALMVAAHAWDVAGAKAQGLQTAFITRPGAYLYPNVERPDYVVKDVQALSKILAALKAEQDHAMSLETDMK, encoded by the coding sequence ATGATTAAATCAATTATAGCTTTAGCCAGTTTTTCTGTTGCGGCCTTCGCAACGAGTGCAATGGCCCAGACAGCCGATTCAGCCGAAATGATGAAAGCGGCGAAACCTGTTCCGAAAGTCGTGATATTTGATGTGAATGAAACTCTCTTGGATTTAGAAGCCATGCGAGATTCCGTCGGCGAGGTTCTCGGCGGACGTGAGGATTTATTGCCTTATTGGTTCTCTACGATGCTTCACTATTCTTTGGTGGATACGCTGAATAGTGATTACAGAGATTTTGCTGATGTCGGCGCCGGCGCTTTGATGATGGTGGCTGAACGCGAAAATATCGCTCTAACCTTTGAGGAGGCCAAAGCCGCGATTACTGGGCCCATTACATCGCTCCCCGCTCATCCAGATGTAGAGCAGGGTTTGCAGGCCATTCAAAAAGAGGGCTATCGAATCGTAAGCTTGACGAATTCTTCTAATGCCGGTGTTGCCAAGCAATTTGAAAATGCGGGCCTGACGCAATATTTCGAAAAACGTCTAAGCGTAGAAGATGTCCGAGCGTTTAAACCGGCACCCGTCACATATATTTGGGCGTTACGGGAATTAGGCGTAAAGCCAGAAGAAGCCCTGATGGTGGCGGCACATGCTTGGGATGTCGCAGGCGCAAAGGCGCAAGGGTTACAGACCGCCTTTATTACGCGCCCTGGGGCTTATCTCTATCCGAATGTAGAGCGCCCAGATTATGTCGTAAAAGATGTTCAGGCCCTGTCCAAGATACTGGCTGCGTTAAAGGCCGAGCAAGACCATGCCATGAGCCTTGAAACAGACATGAAATAG